A genome region from Maridesulfovibrio salexigens DSM 2638 includes the following:
- a CDS encoding ABC transporter substrate-binding protein, with protein MKRNRFIPVLLFALVFCLCAGCSDKKTSGEFKVGVVAVTSGELFRKGNYIVTAARYAAEKVNKSGGLELDGKSYKVKLFPADSNGEAEMAAKVTLRLIEKEKVSAIVGAAKSNVALAVAKVCEEHKVPFITPVAGTNKLTSYKYSFRVSYTNTVQGEALALFAKNDLGHKDVGILFDSSSPYSAELARFFKEDYLKGGGKVVSFQGYVARDREYSSQLKKIIEAGAQILFLPNNTKKVQLQVAQARKLGFKGILMGSDSWDSIELERNPLFKNSYYTDHWVPNLPIKGAAEFEKDYKKANGVDPSELEALTYDAVNSLFDAAKIAGTDNPVAIHDALVDMPPFHGVTGTFDYNNNGDPDKDVIISTFRDGHIAVQDIIDLK; from the coding sequence ATGAAAAGAAACAGATTTATTCCGGTCCTCCTTTTCGCTCTGGTCTTTTGTCTTTGCGCAGGGTGTTCTGACAAAAAAACATCCGGTGAATTCAAGGTCGGAGTTGTTGCGGTTACCAGCGGCGAACTATTCAGAAAAGGAAACTACATCGTTACTGCAGCCCGTTATGCCGCAGAGAAGGTCAATAAGTCCGGCGGGCTGGAGCTGGACGGTAAGTCGTATAAAGTTAAACTGTTTCCTGCTGACAGTAACGGCGAAGCTGAAATGGCCGCTAAAGTCACGCTCAGATTGATTGAAAAGGAAAAAGTTTCTGCCATAGTCGGGGCGGCAAAGAGCAATGTGGCGCTGGCTGTTGCTAAAGTATGTGAGGAGCACAAGGTACCTTTCATTACCCCGGTTGCGGGTACCAATAAGTTGACTTCTTATAAGTATTCTTTTCGCGTTTCCTACACAAACACCGTGCAGGGTGAAGCCTTGGCCCTGTTTGCCAAAAATGACCTCGGTCACAAGGATGTGGGTATTTTATTCGATTCTTCCAGCCCTTACAGTGCCGAACTGGCCCGCTTTTTCAAAGAAGATTATTTGAAAGGCGGAGGAAAGGTTGTTTCTTTTCAGGGTTATGTCGCACGGGATCGAGAGTATTCTTCTCAGTTAAAGAAGATAATTGAGGCTGGAGCACAAATACTCTTCCTGCCCAACAACACCAAAAAGGTTCAATTACAGGTTGCTCAGGCTCGTAAGCTTGGTTTCAAAGGCATTCTTATGGGTAGTGATTCATGGGATTCCATTGAATTGGAACGCAATCCTTTATTCAAAAACAGCTATTATACTGATCATTGGGTTCCGAACCTGCCTATTAAAGGGGCTGCGGAGTTTGAAAAGGATTACAAGAAAGCAAACGGCGTGGACCCAAGTGAGCTTGAAGCCTTGACCTATGATGCTGTTAATTCACTTTTCGATGCTGCAAAAATAGCCGGAACCGATAATCCGGTAGCTATCCATGATGCTTTGGTGGACATGCCTCCATTCCACGGGGTGACCGGGACTTTTGATTACAACAACAACGGCGACCCGGATAAGGATGTCATCATCTCAACTTTTCGTGACGGACATATCGCAGTGCAGGATATTATTGATCTGAAATAG
- the alr gene encoding alanine racemase, which translates to MTIGYNTLEVEVDLNAIRHNYRLLRDKGSRVYGVVKADAYGHGLIEVARALEEEGADTFAVGTVGEGMQLRKSGCSKRIISLLGPLNEEDCFNAAQNKIIPFIGEFEQLEMLSAVVSAQGRKVEISLKFDTGMSRLGFSVNELDKLIEWLKINPQICPVLASSHLATSDDPAYEGYMSAQAETFSGILKRLADAGYELEASLANSAGILVHDQVHYSAQRGGIALYGSNPLLGTEWSESGRDLKPAMQVRTNIAAVRELKKGQAISYGCTYTADRDMTVAIVCAGYADGYSRGLSSTGEVCIHGKRAKILGRVCMQLCIVDVSHIEGVKFGDTAYLLGGEGEGHISAEDLAGWWQTITYEIFCLLGMNPRTYKK; encoded by the coding sequence ATGACTATCGGATATAATACACTTGAAGTTGAAGTAGATTTAAATGCCATTCGCCATAATTATCGATTGCTTAGAGATAAAGGAAGCAGGGTGTACGGCGTGGTCAAGGCTGATGCGTACGGGCACGGCCTTATAGAAGTTGCCCGTGCTCTGGAAGAAGAAGGGGCGGATACTTTCGCTGTCGGCACCGTTGGTGAAGGCATGCAACTTCGCAAAAGCGGTTGCAGCAAGCGTATCATTTCGTTGCTCGGTCCGCTTAATGAAGAAGATTGCTTCAATGCGGCGCAGAACAAGATCATTCCGTTTATCGGTGAATTTGAACAACTGGAAATGCTTTCCGCAGTTGTTTCTGCGCAGGGCCGTAAAGTCGAAATCAGTTTGAAATTTGATACTGGAATGTCCCGGCTCGGGTTCAGTGTCAATGAGCTGGATAAGCTGATTGAGTGGCTGAAAATTAATCCTCAAATCTGTCCGGTACTGGCAAGCTCGCACCTTGCCACTTCTGATGATCCGGCATACGAGGGGTATATGTCTGCGCAGGCGGAGACCTTTTCCGGTATTTTAAAGCGTCTTGCAGATGCCGGATATGAGCTGGAAGCGTCTCTTGCCAACTCTGCCGGGATTCTGGTTCATGATCAGGTTCATTATTCTGCCCAGCGCGGCGGGATTGCCCTTTACGGTTCCAACCCGTTGTTGGGAACTGAGTGGAGTGAATCCGGTCGCGACCTGAAACCTGCGATGCAGGTGCGGACCAATATTGCGGCTGTGCGGGAGCTTAAAAAAGGTCAGGCTATCAGTTACGGCTGTACCTACACTGCAGATCGGGACATGACGGTTGCCATTGTCTGTGCCGGATACGCTGATGGATACAGCCGTGGACTTTCCAGTACCGGAGAGGTCTGTATTCATGGAAAGCGGGCCAAAATTCTGGGCAGGGTATGCATGCAGCTTTGCATCGTGGACGTCAGCCACATTGAAGGTGTTAAATTCGGTGATACAGCCTACCTGCTTGGCGGGGAAGGTGAAGGGCACATCAGTGCCGAAGATTTAGCCGGATGGTGGCAGACCATTACTTATGAAATTTTTTGTCTTCTGGGGATGAATCCGAGGACATATAAAAAATAA
- the mutL gene encoding DNA mismatch repair endonuclease MutL: MSTPEIHVLPASLRNQIAAGEVVERPSSVVKELVENSIDAGSTQVDVAVERGGQGFISVKDNGRGVAAEELKLAVTRHATSKISNVEDLTAITSFGFRGEALPSIASVSRFKMSSCRKGADEGWFIHVEGGDVIDEGPAAIPGGTSVEVRDLFFNVPARLKFLKTESTEARRCNQVMFKIALANVDAGFTFTSNGREQFRLPAGQSLPERLSVFWPRNICESLLEFSHEAGEMKVHGCAGIPGLAQGRGDRIVMFVNGRPVQDKLLLSAIRGAYKGRLISREYPQAVLFLELPPELVDVNVHPAKMEVRFQEESAVFSIIRNGIGQALSRYELGIMDEGVPMQSQPEMPVRPTVREKTLSESVSLPIEPAAKFSSWNEFKNTDFTALEDEPEVGSALPKSDFISPPVTESRPEPNMVHEQTVDYKAQETPLSVPEPLEYESFAAGPIYVPGSRIEYLGQVADTYLVLKLPNGSLGLLDQHAAHERVIYENMKSLRTRGESRPLALPIDIVLHPSEVQRVQEMWEDLLAAGFMLELESGQTLSMRGIPPALETGEAREYLKAAVDGQAKTLDDLWIMLSCKSAIKANLPLAVNEALSLLEAWVKCPQREYCPHGRPVLISWSALEMEKLFKRK, from the coding sequence ATGAGCACTCCTGAAATTCATGTCCTTCCAGCTTCTTTGCGCAACCAGATCGCTGCGGGTGAAGTTGTGGAACGGCCCTCAAGCGTAGTTAAGGAACTGGTGGAGAACTCTATCGATGCGGGCAGTACACAGGTTGATGTTGCTGTTGAGCGCGGTGGGCAGGGCTTTATTTCCGTGAAGGATAATGGCCGCGGTGTGGCAGCTGAAGAGCTAAAGCTGGCTGTTACCCGTCATGCCACCAGCAAAATTTCAAATGTTGAAGATTTGACCGCTATCACCAGCTTCGGCTTCCGCGGTGAAGCTTTGCCCAGTATTGCCTCTGTTTCGCGCTTTAAGATGAGCTCCTGCCGTAAAGGTGCTGATGAAGGATGGTTTATCCATGTTGAGGGCGGGGATGTAATTGATGAGGGCCCGGCTGCTATTCCCGGAGGTACTTCGGTAGAAGTTAGAGACCTGTTTTTCAATGTCCCGGCCCGTTTGAAATTTTTGAAAACAGAGAGCACCGAAGCGCGCCGCTGCAATCAGGTAATGTTTAAGATTGCATTAGCCAATGTAGATGCTGGATTCACTTTTACTTCCAACGGGCGTGAACAGTTTCGGCTTCCGGCAGGACAGTCTTTGCCGGAGCGTTTGTCCGTGTTCTGGCCGCGCAATATTTGTGAATCCCTGCTTGAATTTTCCCATGAAGCCGGGGAAATGAAAGTGCATGGCTGCGCAGGTATCCCCGGTCTGGCTCAAGGTCGCGGTGATCGCATTGTTATGTTTGTCAATGGTCGTCCGGTTCAGGATAAGCTGTTGCTCAGTGCCATTCGTGGCGCCTACAAAGGGCGTTTGATTTCACGTGAATATCCGCAGGCAGTACTCTTTCTGGAATTGCCCCCGGAACTGGTGGATGTGAACGTGCATCCGGCAAAGATGGAAGTCCGTTTTCAGGAAGAAAGTGCGGTTTTCAGCATTATTCGCAATGGCATCGGGCAGGCTCTTTCTCGCTATGAGCTTGGCATTATGGATGAAGGTGTCCCTATGCAAAGTCAGCCTGAAATGCCGGTCCGTCCCACTGTTCGCGAAAAGACGTTATCGGAAAGTGTCTCACTTCCCATTGAGCCGGCAGCAAAATTTTCCAGCTGGAACGAATTTAAGAATACAGATTTCACAGCCTTGGAAGATGAACCTGAAGTGGGTTCAGCTTTACCTAAGTCTGATTTTATATCTCCTCCTGTTACTGAATCCCGACCAGAACCGAACATGGTTCATGAACAAACCGTGGATTATAAGGCGCAGGAAACTCCGCTTTCTGTGCCCGAACCGCTGGAATACGAATCATTTGCAGCCGGTCCGATTTATGTTCCCGGTTCGCGTATTGAGTATCTGGGGCAGGTTGCGGATACTTATCTGGTACTGAAGCTCCCGAACGGTTCTCTCGGTCTTCTGGATCAGCACGCAGCGCATGAGCGGGTGATCTACGAGAATATGAAGTCTCTGCGTACCCGTGGTGAATCGCGTCCGCTGGCATTGCCCATCGATATTGTTCTGCATCCCAGTGAAGTTCAGCGGGTACAGGAAATGTGGGAGGACCTGCTGGCGGCGGGATTCATGCTGGAATTGGAGTCCGGGCAAACTCTTTCCATGCGCGGTATCCCTCCGGCACTTGAAACCGGTGAAGCAAGGGAGTACTTAAAAGCAGCAGTGGACGGACAGGCCAAGACTTTGGATGATCTCTGGATCATGCTTTCCTGCAAATCAGCAATCAAGGCAAACCTGCCGCTGGCAGTCAACGAGGCTCTTTCTTTGCTTGAAGCATGGGTTAAATGCCCGCAACGGGAATACTGCCCTCATGGTCGTCCTGTGCTGATCAGTTGGTCCGCGCTGGAAATGGAGAAACTTTTCAAACGCAAATAG